Within Candidatus Poribacteria bacterium, the genomic segment CTTGCTCCAGATAAACCCCTCCATTTTCAGAGGGATATGTCCCTGGTCGTGGTACATAGCCACAACGACGTCATATGCTCCTCCTTTTGCCTTGGCGAAGAGCGTGTCGGCAGGTACGGGCCCTTCAGCATCTATTCCCTCAGCTCTTGCCTCCTCCACGGCGGGCGTTATCTCCCTCTCCTCTTCCCAACCGAACAGCCCGCCATCGCTCGCATGTGGATTAAGGGCCGCCACCCCGATCCTCGGTGACTCTATCCCGAGCATCCTGCATGCCTCATAGGCGAGCCTTATCGTTCTGAGAACCCTATCCTTTTTGATCTCCTCGCACGCCTCCCTCAAGGGCAGATGAGTGGTTACGTGAGCGACCCTCAGGCTGCCGACGATAAGCATCATGGCGTAATCTTCCGTGTTGGTGAAATGGGCATATATCTCGGTGTGTCCGGGGAAGCGATATCCGGCCATGTTTAAAGCTCCTTTGTGTATGGGAGCGGTGACTGTAGCATCTATCTCTCCCTTCATAGCCAGCTCTATGACCTTCCTTATCGCTTGGAAGGCCGCCTTCCCCGCCATAGGTGAGATTCTACCATGCTGAAGCTCTGAAAGGTTAACGTTTTTAAGATCTAAGACGTCCATACCTCCGAACCGGAACTTCGCCTCGGAGGGTTGGGATATCGGATTCACCTCCAGATTGACCCCTGCGATCTGAATCCCCTGCTTCATAACGCCGGCATCTCCTACCACGAGCGGTCTGCATATCTCGTAGATCTCCCTCAGGGCCAGAGCTTTAGCCACTATCTCGGGCCCTATACCAGCTGGATCTCCCATCGTTATCCCGATGATCGGTCTGTTCATCTTCATCGCCTCATATCCGATTTTCCCCTGGAGCCTTCATGCGATATGGCCAGGTGATCTCCGAATTCTCAATACTGATAACATATCAAGGACGACAGGGTCAAGCTCTATCCAGATGGAATGGCGCACTTAACCTTGAACGGGGGATAGGTGAGAGATATAATTAGTGCGAAGATGTCGCCCTGGAGGTGATAAATGAAGATCGAATTTGCAAACCCTTTCGCCGTCGAAGGGAGATGGTTCAAGGGAAATCTCCATACCCACTCCACCAACAGCGACGGCGCCCTCAGCCCTAGGGAGCTCATACGGAGATACAGGGATTCAGGATATGATTTTCTGGCTATAACCGATCATAATAAACTAACTGAGGTCGATGATCCGGGAGATGAGATCCTGCTTATCCCCGGTGAGGAGATAAACGTCGGGAAGAGCGAAGTGGGCACGGATTTCCATCTCGTCCTCCTTGGAATAAAAGAGCATATCTCCGACCGAAGCTCGCCTCAGACGGTCATCGATCGGGCAAAAGCCCAGGGAGGTGAGGTGATCCTCTGTCATCCCTACTGGTCGCAGCTCAGCATAAACGATATGCTTTCCATAGAGGGGTATATCGGAGTTGAGGTCTTCAACAGCACATGCCATTTCAGCATCGGAAAAGGGCTGTCACAGATCCATTGGGACGATCTGCTGGTGAGAGGGAAACACGTATGGGGATTCGCCGTGGACGATGCCCATCACCACACAAGCGATCATCGTCCCACGGATGTCTGTAACGCCTGGATATCGGTCAAAAGTTCAGAGTTAACCCTCGACTCCATCATGAACGCCATACGATCGGGTTATTTCTACTCGAGCAACGGGCCCGAGATACTTGACATACGTATAGAAGAGGAGGTCATATATGTGGAGACATCACCTGTCAGGCATATCACCTTCATCTCGGTAGACGGCAGAGGTGAGAGATGGACACCGATAGGGTGTGAGACCATCACGCAGGCACGCCATCGAATTCGAAATGGGGAGAGGTTCATCAGGATCGAGTGCGAGGATCTCAACGGCAGGTGGGCATGGTCAAACCCGATCTTTATCCGATAGACTTCGCCGGGTATGGCGCTTATCTCCGATCAGGAGGCGGTGGGCGAATTCCCGCTCTGGCGGTTCTCCATCACCATGTAGGTCGGTCCAATTCCACCACCTTTTTAACGGTGAGCTCTTTGAGCAGCTTGACCTGAGGGGTCTTTTCAGCGATAATTGTATCTGTTCTCATCCATAACCCTCGTTCGCCTATCGGAAGCGAGGGTGAAGCTCAGGAGGTATCCGACCATGGAGAGACCTATTGATCTCAAGGTGGGCGTTAAGCCCGTTTTCGTCCAGCTCATCCATTCCGGCTCCTATGAGGGGCCGTGTAGGGTGGGCGATAGGAAAAGCCTTGATCCCGAAACCGAGAGGATGAGAGGTGAGGAGAACTTCAAAAGGTTCGTCGAGGACCTCAAGGCGAACCTCTCCTCCGACGCTCGGATACTTGAGCCCGTCAGGATAGAGTGGGGCGACAACTGGATCATACCCGAACGGGAGATCAAAAAACTGGAGGGCGATCTGGAGGATGTCGATCTCTTCTTCGTCTCCGGAGGGCTTTCGCAGTATCCGGCCATAACCATAGGCCATCGATACGGGAAACCGATCGCGATGATGGGAGCGGTCGTGACGGTCGATGTAGCGGCCTATCTCAGATCGAGAGGGCTCGAGGGATATGCTCCGCTGGATTTTGCCGAGCTGAACCACCTCATCTCGCTCCTGAAGGTGAGAAAGGCCGTTCGAAACACTAAAGTTCTTCTGGCGCTGGAGGGAGACGTCATACCGGTAGGGGTTGTAAGCACCGTCTGGGATCTCGATGACCTCAAAGACCGCCTCGGAGTCGATCACGTCTCTATACCGGCGAGGGAGATCTTCCGGAGGATGGAGACCATGCCAGAGGAGGATCTGAAAAAGGCGGAGGAGCTGACCGACGGATTGATCGGGAGGGCCGAGAAGGTCCATATGAGCAGGGGAGATATCCTCCAATCGGCCAAGTTCTACGTGACCGTTAGGAGGATGATGAATGAGCTTGAATGTAACGCCTTCGTCATCCCCTGTTTTGAGATCTGTGCCCGTAGGCTCGCCGAGAGCAACAGGTTAACCTTCTGTCTCACCCATTCTCTTCTGAAGGATGAGGGATATCCGTCGGCGTGCGAAGGGGATATAAACGTGTTGATGGCGATGGCTCTCCTGATGTATACGTCGGGGAAATCGGCATATATGGGCAACTCCTATATCGTAAACAGGACGGAAAACGTGATCGCCGTGCATCACGATGTTCCAGGGCTGAAGATGAAGGGCTTAAACGGCCCGGATCTGCCATATGAGATAAGGAACTTCACCGTCGGCGGATGGGGCGCCACGATACGATATGATTTCTCGAGGGATATCGGCGAGCCCGTCACGATGGCGAGGTTCAATCCAACGGCGACGAAACTGCTTGTCGCAGGAGGAGAGATGGCGGGATCGGGCGGTTTCGACAGGGTAGGGTGCTCGCTGAGCGCTCACGTTAAGGTCAGCGACGCCGTCGAATTGTTACACAAGGAGGTCGATTTCGGCCACCATCTCGCCCTCGTTTATGGGGATTATACGAAGGAGATGAGGGAGCTGGGCGAGATGATGGGGATCGAGGTGGTCGAAGTATAATATGTTTCACCCGTTCTCCAACATAGCAAAGATAAATAGGTTCGGTTGGGTTATAATCGGCCTGACGTTCCTGCACGTTCTACCTATATGGTCGTTCAGATATTTCCCCTCACAGGACGGACCGTGTCATCTCGAAAACTCGTATATGCTGCTCCATTACTTCGATGACGACAAAACCTACAGCCGATACTATAAGCTTAACCTCAAGCCCGTTCCGAACTGGCTCTCACATCCGCTGTTGGCCCTTATGATGCTCTTCCTCCCTCCCCTTATCTCCGAGAAGATCCTGCTGACGGCCTATGTTATCCTCTTTGTCCTCTCCATCCTCTATTTCCTCAGATCTGTTGGTGAGGATAAGCTTTTCCTCTCTCTGTTTGCCTTCCCCTTTATCTACAACTATCTGTTACACATGGGGTTTTACAACTTCTCCTTCAGTTTTCCCCTCACCTTTCTGGCGATCGGATATTGGTGGAGGAGACGGGACAGATGGAATGACTGGCGGGTGATAGCGGGGTTAAATCTGTTGCTGATCCTCCTTTACTTCTGTCACATAGTCTCCCAGCTTCTGGCCGTGGGCTCGATTCTGCTTTTAGCCGCCCTATATAACAAGTTGGAGGTTCACAGGACGGCGGTTCTGGCCGGATCGCTTTTGCCTTCATATCTGCTGCCGATCTATTACGTGCGCACTTACACCCTACAGCACAGCGGCAGATGGGCGATGCATGATCTGCTGAGCTATTTCGCCAAGATCGGCTCGCTCACCTCGTATGACGAGAGAGAGTATTATATCGGCAAGGCGCTGGCGATTCTCCTAGCGGTTTTGTTTCTCTATACCCTCGTCCGTGAGAAATTCAGTATCGAAGGTGGCAGATTCAGGTTCAGGCCGGATATGAAGGATGGCTTTTTTCTCCTATCGGTCATCTTTTTCCTGTTGTATCTTTACATGCCGGATGGGATCTCCAAAGGAGGGTTTGTCACGACGAGGTTAAATCTGTATCCGTTTATCGTGATACTGCCCTGGCTGAGCGTGAGGTTCCGCAGACCGGCTAAATACGTCGTGGGCGGTCTTCTCATCCTTCTGGCCCTCGCCCACCTGGGGTTCGCCTCCTATTACTACGCCGTGCTCAACAGAGGGCTCGACGAGTATACCTCAGGAATTTCGTTCGTCAGGATGAATGAGACGATTCTGCCTCTCAGCTTCGACCATCGCGGGAGATCCGCCAGGATAGGTCTTTACCTCCATGCCGCCGGATACTACTGCGCCGCGAAAGGCGCTATAGAGCTCGATGATTATGAGGGCAACACGGGTTATTTCCCTCTGAGCTATAGAACCTCGATGAATCCGTTCGCCCTAATCGGCAACATAGAGGGAGATCCGGGAAACGTGCATCCGGAGAGATATCCGGAGCCGATAGATTACATACTGCTCTGGAGCCCGAAGGATCAATTCCCAGCCCGCGAGTGGATCGAGAAAAATTACAGGTTGATCCACTCGCAGGGTAGATTGAGGCTATACAGACGCGCGTCCTAACCGGTTTGTTCGATCTTATCGGATCTCGAAGCTAACGTATCTCCTTATAGCGGCGAGGATGTCGCTCTGTTTAATCCCTTTAGGCACGACGAGCAGACACGATCCGCCGAATTGCTGCCAGGCAGGGATGAAATCGTGATACGGAATTCGGCTCACCCTGACGAAGTTCGGATCGTTCACCATGAGCCTCTTTTTGGTGTCGTCATATCCGACCACCACGACGGCATGACCGACATCCCTTCTCGCCCTGTATGTTACGATCGGAGGCCATTTGTTAACGAGAAGGGCTTTGAGTATTTCGAGGTTTAACCCCGCCATTATGTAAGCTTCCAGGTCATATCCTCGGGCGATCCTTGCCAGTTGGCTGAGCGTTACCCCTCCATATTTACCTCTGCTTTTGAGCTGTCTGACGATGTCCCCTTCTCTAACTCCTTTTCCATAATAGTTCAACACCATCCTAAGGGAATCCGGTCCGCAATCGGGGCCATACTGTCTGGCGGGATTATGAGGTACGGGAAGAGTAAACTTTTGAGGCAGTGACGGTATCTCGGCCGATACCTCCTTTTCAACCTTCCCGTTTGACATATCGACCGGCTTAGCCGTCAGATCGGCCTTGAGCTTATTATAGGTCATCTCACAGCCGATAAGCGGGAAGATCATGAGGGCAAGAAACGCTAAAATCAACACATTGCGATACAACTTGAACCCTCCCGGATCGTCCTCAGATCGATTATACCCTACCTGGTTTCGAGCTGTCAAATTTCCAAAATGGCATTTTCAATACGTTCGCCGGCTTACCAAAGCAATTGCTTCAGCCGCCGGCATTGTGGTAAAATATTCCTCGTATATCGGAGATCCATCATTTAGGTTGGGGCGATGGGTGCTGTTGTTCTTAGACCGGAAAAGGAGCTGCGCGTCAAAGAAGGGCACCCCTGGGTTTTCAAGGATAACATAGCCAGATACCAGGATGTGATCGGCGCGGGGGAGATAGTTAACGTGCTGGACTCTGAGGGCGAGTTCATCGGCAAGGGATATATCAATCCCATCTCATCGATAACCGTCAGAATCCTATCATGGGATAGGGAGGAGAAGATAGATCAGGATTTCTTCCTCAGGAGGATCTCATCGGCGAACGATGCCCGCAGAAGGATAATCGAGGCGTGCAGATCGCTCGGAATGGGAGAGGAGGAGGCCTATAGGGTTGTCTACGCCGAGGCGGATGGATTGCCCGGCCTTGTGGTGGACAGATACGGCGATTATCTGGTGATCCAGATTTTGACGCTGGGGATGGAGATCAGGCGGGATATGATACTCAAAGCCTTGATCGAGATCTTCAACCCTAAGGGCATCTTCGAGAAAAGCAACCCGAAATCCAGGCGTCCCGAAGGACTTAAACCGGTCGTGGGGGTTGCGTGGGGTGAGGTGCCTGAACTCATAACGATTCGCCAGGACGATATGACCCTCATCGTCGATCCCTGGAAGGGACAGAAGACGGGTTTTTTCTTGGATCAGAGGGAGAACCGCCGTGCTCTCCGAAAGTTCATCAATCCGGGCGATAGAGTTTTGGACTGTTTCTGCTATACTGGAGCCTTCTCGATGATGGCCGCTAAGAGGGGAGCGGAGGTCTTGGGGGTGGATCTGGCCGAGAGAGCCGTGGAGCTATGTTACCATAACGCCAGATTGAACGAGGTGGAGGATAGGTGCAGCTTTGAGGTGAACGACGCCTTCGATAAGCTTTACGATATGGACAGAAATGGCGAGAGGTTCGACGTCATCATCCTCGATCCGCCGGCCTTCGCCAAAAGTCAGGATGCCGTCCGGGCGGCCCTGAGGGGATATAGGGAGATAAACACCCGCGCCATAAGGCTGATCAGAGAGGGAGGAATACTCGCCACCTCATCCTGCACCCAACATGTGGGCGAGGGGACGTTTCTCAATATGCTCGCCGTCTCGGCCAGAAAGGCGGGGAGGCAGGTTCAGTTCCTGGATATCAGATCACAGCCCTGGGATCATCCCGTCGCCCCAAACTGTTCCGAGACGAGATACCTGAAGTTCGTCATATGCAGGGTATTGTGATCCGAGGTGGAGGATATGAGCAAATGGAAGAGGCTTCTGAGCCAAAGTATCACGACAGGCGAGCAGCCGGCAGAGCTGCTCGAAGATGTGGATGTCGAAAGCATAGAGAAGGTTCGCCGGATCTTCCCGATGCGCATCAATCGATATTTCCTCAATTATGAAGGCAAGATCTACACCTATCCGGCCAATCCGCCGGAGTGAAGGGGAGTGGTAATTGGATAAGATATCCGTCCATGGGATACAGTTCTACGGTTATCACGGGGTTTCTCCGGAGGAGACGGAGCTCGGCACGAGGTTTGCCGTGGACGTCGATCTCTTCTTGGACCTGAGGGAAGCGGGGCTGAGCGACGATCTGAAGCGCACGGTGGATTATACCAAAGTTTACAATCTGGTCCTCAAGATAGGAACCGGGATGAGGTTCAAGCTGCTCGAATCGATCGCCGAGCAGATCGCCGCCGAGATATTAAACCAGTTCGACATCGAAGGGGTAACGGTCAGGGTGAAAAAACTCTCCCCGCCTATCCCGGGGGTTCTCGATCACGTCTCCGTCGAGATACATAGGAGCCAGGAAAAGCACGTTGCACGTTAGCACGCTTAACGTTCCAACGGCATTTATAGTCATCGCTCTTATTTCCCTTGAGTAGGGGCGAAAGATTTTTCGCCCGTACTATCTATGGCCAATTGTCCGCCGTCCATAGATCAGCTGTCATTTGTAGTCATTATGCCATTCGGCTTCGCCGTCATTAGAACGTTTAACGTTCCAACGTTCAACGTTTTAACGTTTTCCAATCGGCTTCGCCGTCATTAATGACTACAAATGACGATAAATGACCTATAAGCGGCGGACGGTAGCTTTAAAAATCTCTGCTACACTTAACGATAATATGAGCGAACGAGGTAAAGCTTATGACCAACCTTAACGATCTTATCAGGTTAATCTCCGATGAGATGAGACAGAGAAAAGAGGAGGGATGCGATATCAGCGAGGTGGAGGCGAGGTTTAACGCATCCTCCAGGGAGGACCTCGCCGAACTGGAGGAGATCCTTCGTGAGCTGGAATCGCTTCCCGTGAGGGATGATTTCCCGTATATCGAGCCTTCAACCCTGGATGAGATAAAAGCTCAGAGACCCGATGGGCCCAGGCGTATGGAGAAACGGTTCAGCGAGGATTATCTCCTGGATAAGATCTATGGCGCGTGGCTTGGCAGATGTGCCGGCTGCACCCTGGGGAAACCGGTCGAGGGATGGCATAGATCCAGGATAGAGGAGTATCTGAAGCTGGCTGATGCCTATCCATTGGATTACTATTTCCCCGTCCTGGTTCCCATTCCGGATGGATTTCCCAAACATCTCGAAAATCACGGCTGTATGAGGGGCAGGGTCAAGCGGATGGAACGTGACGACGATATCGACTACACCATCATGGGGCTCCACATACTCGAATCCCATGGCCCCGATTTCACCACCACGGATGTGGCCCGAGCATGGCTGGATCGACTCCCATATCACATGGTTTACACCGCCGAACGGGTCGCCTACAGGAATCTGGTGATGGGCCTTCAGCCGCCCGAGTCGGCCACATACAGAAATCCCTATCGCGAGTGGATCGGCGCTCAGATCAGAGCCGATTGCTGGGGGTATGTCACGCCCGGATATCCGGAGCTGGGGGCGGAATTTGCCTTCAGAGACGCGATGCTATCGCACGTTAAAAACGGGATATACGGCGAGATGTTCGTGGCCGCCATGCTCTCCGCCGCCTTCGTAACGGACGATATCGAGGAGATCATAAGGGTGGGGCTTTCGGAAATCCCCGCCAAAAGCAGGCTCGCTGAGGCGATAGAGAACACGATCAGATGGAGGGGGGAGTGTCGGACGTGGCAGGAGGCGTGGGAGAGGGTGAACGAGAGATACGGCCATTACCACGGGGTGCATACCATAAACAACGCCGCCGTCGTATGCCTCGGTCTGCTTTACGGCGAAGGGGATTTCGCCAGGACGGTGAGCATAAGCGTGATGGGGGGATGGGATACCGACTGTAACGGCGCCACCGCCGGCTCGATAATCGGCGCCGTTTTGGGGGCGAAGAGACTTCCCTCCGAATGGATCGATCCTCTCAACGATACGGTGCGTAGCTTCGTGATGGGATTCGATAACAGCCGTATCTCAGATCTCGCGGCTCGCACGCTTAAGATGGCTAAAATCGTGCTTGAAGGGAGATAAAGATGCCGGGGCTTTTATGGCCCCGGCACGAGGGGGAAGAGATGAAGGGTCAGACGGGTTTGGCGAGATAGAGTAAAGTCTGTCCGAGAAGCTTGAGATCGATGATGAGACACATCCTTTTTATATAGGCGAGGTCAAATCTGAGCTTGCGGATCACATCCTCCGCACACCTATCATATCCGTTCCTGATCTGTGCTAATCCCGTGATCCCGGGCTTAACTTTCAACCTATGCATGTAGCCCGGTATGGTCGTCACAAACAGGTTGACGAAAGGCGGCCTTTCGGGCCTCGGTCCCACCAGGGACATGTCCCCCTTGATGAGGTTAATCAACTGAGGTAACTCGTCCAGCTTGAGCTTCCTTATGACCCTGCCCACCCTCGTAAGGCGAGGGTCGTTCTCACTCGCCCAGACCGGCCCTGTCTTTTTCTCGGCATCGGCGATCATGGTCCTGAACTTATAGATCTTGAATATCTCGCCGTTCTCCCCGACCCTCTCCTGGAGATAAAGGGCCGATCCCCTCGAATCGATCTTGATCAACAGCGAGATGAGAGCGAAGAGAGGAGCTAAGAGGATGATCCCGATTAACCCAAAGGTGAGATCTATCATTCGCTTGACGAAGAGGTACCATCCGCGATCGGAGGGGGCGAACGAGATCTCCAGATAGTTCAAAGTCCTGTGATGTCTCCCGACCGCTTCCAGGATCTCCCTGTAAAGCTGGGGAGCGTTATGAGGCAATTCCAGCGTCTGTACCCCTATGAACCCCCTGTTCATCTTTCCACCCCGTTCGATCTGATGTTTAAGATTTTGAACTGATTAAAATCGTCAACATCGATTAAAGCAATTAACATGCCATTTGGGATGGCGGATGAGAACAGGCAAAATCAGGGTTTTTCAGCGCCTATCAGGTTGGAGGATTATGAACCGACTTTCACAGAGTTTGCTAAATATTGAATATGCAATCCGCTTCACCGAATTAACCCATGATACCTTCCCATCCAATACGGCAAAAGGAAGAAGGCGCCGTCGTTTTCACTCCTTCCTCCCCTTCCTCCCCGCAGCTTATATGGATTGCCGTCCCAGTTGACATCGGCACAAATTTCGGAGTGAGGCTCAGTGAGAGTTTGACGCTCTCTTTTCAGATGGCTTTGTTTGCTCATTGGAAGCTGTGTTTATTT encodes:
- a CDS encoding C39 family peptidase; the protein is MYRNVLILAFLALMIFPLIGCEMTYNKLKADLTAKPVDMSNGKVEKEVSAEIPSLPQKFTLPVPHNPARQYGPDCGPDSLRMVLNYYGKGVREGDIVRQLKSRGKYGGVTLSQLARIARGYDLEAYIMAGLNLEILKALLVNKWPPIVTYRARRDVGHAVVVVGYDDTKKRLMVNDPNFVRVSRIPYHDFIPAWQQFGGSCLLVVPKGIKQSDILAAIRRYVSFEIR
- a CDS encoding ADP-ribosylglycohydrolase family protein, with the translated sequence MTNLNDLIRLISDEMRQRKEEGCDISEVEARFNASSREDLAELEEILRELESLPVRDDFPYIEPSTLDEIKAQRPDGPRRMEKRFSEDYLLDKIYGAWLGRCAGCTLGKPVEGWHRSRIEEYLKLADAYPLDYYFPVLVPIPDGFPKHLENHGCMRGRVKRMERDDDIDYTIMGLHILESHGPDFTTTDVARAWLDRLPYHMVYTAERVAYRNLVMGLQPPESATYRNPYREWIGAQIRADCWGYVTPGYPELGAEFAFRDAMLSHVKNGIYGEMFVAAMLSAAFVTDDIEEIIRVGLSEIPAKSRLAEAIENTIRWRGECRTWQEAWERVNERYGHYHGVHTINNAAVVCLGLLYGEGDFARTVSISVMGGWDTDCNGATAGSIIGAVLGAKRLPSEWIDPLNDTVRSFVMGFDNSRISDLAARTLKMAKIVLEGR
- a CDS encoding sugar transferase, with amino-acid sequence MNRGFIGVQTLELPHNAPQLYREILEAVGRHHRTLNYLEISFAPSDRGWYLFVKRMIDLTFGLIGIILLAPLFALISLLIKIDSRGSALYLQERVGENGEIFKIYKFRTMIADAEKKTGPVWASENDPRLTRVGRVIRKLKLDELPQLINLIKGDMSLVGPRPERPPFVNLFVTTIPGYMHRLKVKPGITGLAQIRNGYDRCAEDVIRKLRFDLAYIKRMCLIIDLKLLGQTLLYLAKPV
- a CDS encoding class I SAM-dependent rRNA methyltransferase, yielding MGAVVLRPEKELRVKEGHPWVFKDNIARYQDVIGAGEIVNVLDSEGEFIGKGYINPISSITVRILSWDREEKIDQDFFLRRISSANDARRRIIEACRSLGMGEEEAYRVVYAEADGLPGLVVDRYGDYLVIQILTLGMEIRRDMILKALIEIFNPKGIFEKSNPKSRRPEGLKPVVGVAWGEVPELITIRQDDMTLIVDPWKGQKTGFFLDQRENRRALRKFINPGDRVLDCFCYTGAFSMMAAKRGAEVLGVDLAERAVELCYHNARLNEVEDRCSFEVNDAFDKLYDMDRNGERFDVIILDPPAFAKSQDAVRAALRGYREINTRAIRLIREGGILATSSCTQHVGEGTFLNMLAVSARKAGRQVQFLDIRSQPWDHPVAPNCSETRYLKFVICRVL
- a CDS encoding PHP domain-containing protein, encoding MKIEFANPFAVEGRWFKGNLHTHSTNSDGALSPRELIRRYRDSGYDFLAITDHNKLTEVDDPGDEILLIPGEEINVGKSEVGTDFHLVLLGIKEHISDRSSPQTVIDRAKAQGGEVILCHPYWSQLSINDMLSIEGYIGVEVFNSTCHFSIGKGLSQIHWDDLLVRGKHVWGFAVDDAHHHTSDHRPTDVCNAWISVKSSELTLDSIMNAIRSGYFYSSNGPEILDIRIEEEVIYVETSPVRHITFISVDGRGERWTPIGCETITQARHRIRNGERFIRIECEDLNGRWAWSNPIFIR
- the pdxA gene encoding 4-hydroxythreonine-4-phosphate dehydrogenase PdxA; this encodes MKMNRPIIGITMGDPAGIGPEIVAKALALREIYEICRPLVVGDAGVMKQGIQIAGVNLEVNPISQPSEAKFRFGGMDVLDLKNVNLSELQHGRISPMAGKAAFQAIRKVIELAMKGEIDATVTAPIHKGALNMAGYRFPGHTEIYAHFTNTEDYAMMLIVGSLRVAHVTTHLPLREACEEIKKDRVLRTIRLAYEACRMLGIESPRIGVAALNPHASDGGLFGWEEEREITPAVEEARAEGIDAEGPVPADTLFAKAKGGAYDVVVAMYHDQGHIPLKMEGFIWSKKGERWESVSGVNITLGLPIIRTSVDHGTAFDKAGRGIASPESLINAIHYAARMAVLSTKGSIP
- the folB gene encoding dihydroneopterin aldolase, with product MDKISVHGIQFYGYHGVSPEETELGTRFAVDVDLFLDLREAGLSDDLKRTVDYTKVYNLVLKIGTGMRFKLLESIAEQIAAEILNQFDIEGVTVRVKKLSPPIPGVLDHVSVEIHRSQEKHVAR